A region from the Panicum hallii strain FIL2 chromosome 1, PHallii_v3.1, whole genome shotgun sequence genome encodes:
- the LOC112887663 gene encoding uncharacterized protein LOC112887663 isoform X1: MAKPPNGIGRSSMPRSNEGMRLIFSAVVGVMLGYLFGISFPTVNITKLHFPSSIISYIEDRNSGITTQTLLNHAWASANNHKKNNSDSNSDEIPKIYVPTNPKGAERLPPGIVVSETDLYPRRLWGDPSEDLTSEPRYLVTFTVGIGQKANIDAAVKKFSDKFTIMLFHYDGRTTEWDEFEWSKRAIHVSVMKQTKWWYAKRFLHPDVVARYDYIFVWDEDLGVEHFNAEKYIELVRKHGLEISQPGLQPDRGLTWQMTKRRGDREVHKVTEERPGWCTDPHLPPCAAFVEIMATVFSRNAWRCVWHMIQNDLVHGWGLDFALRKCVEPAHEKIGVVDAQWIVHQAVPSLGNQGKSDNGKAPWEGVRARCRKEWGIFQTRLADAEKAYYLERGITPPNSTAV, translated from the exons ATGGCGAAGCCTCCCAATGGCATTGGCCGTAG CAGCATGCCAAGGTCAAATGAGGGCATGAGGCTCATATTTTCAGCAGTTGTCGGTGTCATGCTGGGCTACCTGTTTGGGATATCCTTCCCTACAGTCAACATAACCAAG CTTCACTTCCCTTCAAGTATCATCTCCTACATTGAAGATAGGAACTCTGGCATCACAACCCAAACATTGTTGAACCATGCATGGGCATCTGCAAATAATCATAAAAAGAACAATTCTGATTCAAACTCTGATGAAATTCCCAAG ATTTATGTTCCTACAAACCCAAAAGGTGCTGAAAGACTTCCACCAGGCATTGTTGTGTCTGAAACAGATCTTTATCCCCGAAGATTATGGGGTGATCCTAGTGAG GACCTTACTAGCGAGCCAAGGTACCTTGTTACTTTTACTGTTGGGATCGGGCAAAAGGCAAATATTGATGCAGCCGTAAAAAAG TTTTCAGATAAATTCACCATTATGTTGTTCCATTATGATGGCCGGACTACTGAATGGGACGAATTTGAGTGGTCTAAAAGAGCTATCCATGTTAGTGTCATGAAGCAGACTAAATG GTGGTATGCAAAGCGATTTTTGCATCCTGATGTTGTTGCCAGATATGATTACATTTTCGTCTGGGATGAGGATCTAGGTGTCGAGCATTTCAATGCAGAGAA GTACATTGAGCTTGTTAGAAAGCATGGGTTGGAAATCTCTCAGCCTGGTTTGCAACCTGATAGAGGACTAACATGGCAAATGACTAAGCGCCGTGGTGACCGAGAAGTCCATAA AGTAACTGAGGAGAGACCAGGCTGGTGCACTGATCCGCATCTCCCACCATGTGCAGC ATTTGTTGAAATTATGGCAACAGTGTTCTCCAGAAATGCATGGCGCTGCGTATGGCATATGATTCAG AATGATTTGGTCCATGGATGGGGTCTTGATTTTGCTCTTAGGAAATGTGTGGAG CCAGCTCATGAGAAGATTGGAGTTGTTGATGCTCAATGGATTGTTCATCAAGCAGTTCCTTCACTTGGGAACCAGGGCAAATCAGATAATGGAAAAGCACCGTGGGAAGGG GTAAGAGCGCGCTGCAGAAAAGAATGGGGAATATTTCAAACAAGGTTGGCTGATGCGGAGAAGGCATATTACTTGGAACGGGGCATCACACCCCCGAATTCAACAGCAGTTTAG
- the LOC112887663 gene encoding uncharacterized protein LOC112887663 isoform X2, giving the protein MAKPPNGIGRSMPRSNEGMRLIFSAVVGVMLGYLFGISFPTVNITKLHFPSSIISYIEDRNSGITTQTLLNHAWASANNHKKNNSDSNSDEIPKIYVPTNPKGAERLPPGIVVSETDLYPRRLWGDPSEDLTSEPRYLVTFTVGIGQKANIDAAVKKFSDKFTIMLFHYDGRTTEWDEFEWSKRAIHVSVMKQTKWWYAKRFLHPDVVARYDYIFVWDEDLGVEHFNAEKYIELVRKHGLEISQPGLQPDRGLTWQMTKRRGDREVHKVTEERPGWCTDPHLPPCAAFVEIMATVFSRNAWRCVWHMIQNDLVHGWGLDFALRKCVEPAHEKIGVVDAQWIVHQAVPSLGNQGKSDNGKAPWEGVRARCRKEWGIFQTRLADAEKAYYLERGITPPNSTAV; this is encoded by the exons ATGGCGAAGCCTCCCAATGGCATTGGCCGTAG CATGCCAAGGTCAAATGAGGGCATGAGGCTCATATTTTCAGCAGTTGTCGGTGTCATGCTGGGCTACCTGTTTGGGATATCCTTCCCTACAGTCAACATAACCAAG CTTCACTTCCCTTCAAGTATCATCTCCTACATTGAAGATAGGAACTCTGGCATCACAACCCAAACATTGTTGAACCATGCATGGGCATCTGCAAATAATCATAAAAAGAACAATTCTGATTCAAACTCTGATGAAATTCCCAAG ATTTATGTTCCTACAAACCCAAAAGGTGCTGAAAGACTTCCACCAGGCATTGTTGTGTCTGAAACAGATCTTTATCCCCGAAGATTATGGGGTGATCCTAGTGAG GACCTTACTAGCGAGCCAAGGTACCTTGTTACTTTTACTGTTGGGATCGGGCAAAAGGCAAATATTGATGCAGCCGTAAAAAAG TTTTCAGATAAATTCACCATTATGTTGTTCCATTATGATGGCCGGACTACTGAATGGGACGAATTTGAGTGGTCTAAAAGAGCTATCCATGTTAGTGTCATGAAGCAGACTAAATG GTGGTATGCAAAGCGATTTTTGCATCCTGATGTTGTTGCCAGATATGATTACATTTTCGTCTGGGATGAGGATCTAGGTGTCGAGCATTTCAATGCAGAGAA GTACATTGAGCTTGTTAGAAAGCATGGGTTGGAAATCTCTCAGCCTGGTTTGCAACCTGATAGAGGACTAACATGGCAAATGACTAAGCGCCGTGGTGACCGAGAAGTCCATAA AGTAACTGAGGAGAGACCAGGCTGGTGCACTGATCCGCATCTCCCACCATGTGCAGC ATTTGTTGAAATTATGGCAACAGTGTTCTCCAGAAATGCATGGCGCTGCGTATGGCATATGATTCAG AATGATTTGGTCCATGGATGGGGTCTTGATTTTGCTCTTAGGAAATGTGTGGAG CCAGCTCATGAGAAGATTGGAGTTGTTGATGCTCAATGGATTGTTCATCAAGCAGTTCCTTCACTTGGGAACCAGGGCAAATCAGATAATGGAAAAGCACCGTGGGAAGGG GTAAGAGCGCGCTGCAGAAAAGAATGGGGAATATTTCAAACAAGGTTGGCTGATGCGGAGAAGGCATATTACTTGGAACGGGGCATCACACCCCCGAATTCAACAGCAGTTTAG